One genomic region from Amycolatopsis sp. FBCC-B4732 encodes:
- the dapC gene encoding succinyldiaminopimelate transaminase, translating into MSPVALPDFPWDSLAEVKATAQAHPGGVVDLSIGTPVDPVPAGIRDALASVSEIPGYPTTHGIPALRAAAIAALGRRHGVTGIEPDAVLPTIGSKEAVAWLPRLLGFGEGDLVVIPELAYPTYEVGALLAGASILRADSTVALGPQKPAMIWLNSPSNPTGQVLPVEHLRKVVEWARERDVVVVSDECYLALGWEAEPLSILHPDVSGGRTDGLLAVHSLSKSANLASYRAGFLTGDPRLVKRLLDIRKHAGMIVPRPVQEAMVAALTDDEALEAQRGRYARRRLVLRKALEDNGFRVDHSEAGLYLWSTRDEDADVTVAWLAERGILVAPGTFYGPKGGKHVRVALTATDERVDAAVERLTQ; encoded by the coding sequence ATGAGCCCGGTCGCGCTACCCGACTTCCCCTGGGATTCGCTCGCCGAGGTCAAGGCCACGGCGCAGGCGCATCCCGGCGGGGTCGTCGACCTCTCCATCGGCACCCCGGTCGACCCGGTTCCGGCCGGCATCCGCGACGCGCTGGCGTCGGTCTCGGAGATCCCCGGGTACCCGACGACGCACGGCATCCCGGCGTTGCGCGCGGCCGCCATCGCGGCGCTCGGGCGACGCCACGGGGTCACCGGCATCGAGCCGGACGCCGTGCTCCCGACGATCGGGTCCAAGGAGGCCGTGGCCTGGCTGCCGCGCCTGCTCGGCTTCGGCGAGGGCGACCTGGTCGTCATCCCGGAGCTGGCGTACCCGACGTACGAGGTCGGGGCGCTGCTGGCGGGCGCGTCGATCCTGCGCGCCGACAGCACGGTCGCGCTCGGCCCGCAGAAGCCGGCGATGATCTGGCTGAACTCGCCGTCCAACCCGACCGGCCAGGTGCTCCCGGTGGAGCACCTGCGCAAGGTCGTCGAGTGGGCGCGCGAGCGGGACGTCGTCGTGGTCTCCGACGAGTGCTACCTGGCCCTCGGCTGGGAAGCCGAGCCGCTGTCGATCCTGCACCCGGACGTCTCCGGTGGCCGGACCGACGGGCTGCTCGCGGTGCACTCGCTGTCGAAGTCGGCGAACCTGGCCAGCTACCGCGCCGGGTTCCTGACCGGTGACCCCCGCCTGGTCAAGCGGCTGCTCGACATCCGCAAGCACGCGGGCATGATCGTGCCGCGCCCGGTCCAGGAGGCGATGGTCGCCGCGCTGACCGACGACGAGGCCCTCGAAGCCCAGCGCGGGCGCTACGCGCGTCGCCGGCTCGTCCTGCGGAAGGCGCTGGAGGACAACGGGTTCCGCGTCGACCACTCCGAGGCCGGCCTGTACCTCTGGTCGACCCGCGACGAGGACGCCGACGTCACGGTGGCCTGGCTGGCCGAACGCGGCATCCTGGTCGCGCCCGGCACGTTCTACGGCCCGAAGGGCGGCAAGCACGTCCGCGTCGCGCTGACCGCGACCGACGAGCGCGTCGACGCCGCCGTGGAGCGGCTCACTCAGTAG
- the fdxA gene encoding ferredoxin — MTYVIAEPCVDVLDKACIDECPVDCIYEGERMLYIHPDECVDCGACEPVCPVEAIYYEDDVPDNWSDYTKANVDFFDELGSPGGASKVGKTAHDPGFIKALPPQGE, encoded by the coding sequence GTGACCTACGTGATCGCCGAGCCCTGCGTCGACGTGCTCGACAAGGCGTGTATCGACGAGTGCCCCGTGGACTGCATCTACGAGGGCGAGCGGATGCTGTACATCCACCCCGACGAGTGCGTCGACTGCGGCGCCTGCGAGCCGGTCTGCCCGGTCGAGGCGATCTACTACGAGGACGACGTCCCGGACAACTGGTCGGACTACACCAAGGCCAACGTCGACTTCTTCGACGAGCTGGGCTCGCCCGGTGGCGCCTCCAAGGTGGGCAAGACCGCGCACGACCCGGGGTTCATCAAGGCCCTGCCCCCGCAGGGCGAATGA